Proteins from a single region of Pseudomonas quebecensis:
- a CDS encoding helix-turn-helix domain-containing protein encodes MHKENPQRASVLQHVSQNVRRLRHAADLSQTALSEKSGVSRRMLVAIEAGEKNVSLSTLDRVAEALDVAFSDLIQAPDAPDHSRINELAWAGEIPGSKAVLLAKATARREVELWEMRLEPGDCYSPDPDPEGWSVQLFVFEGCLTLLVGDEQKPVAAGEFFMFASRLAHGYRNDGDVAVRFVRNVVI; translated from the coding sequence GTGCACAAAGAAAATCCGCAGCGGGCTTCGGTCCTGCAACACGTCAGCCAGAACGTTCGTCGCCTGCGCCACGCCGCCGACCTCAGCCAGACTGCGCTTTCAGAAAAGTCCGGGGTCAGCCGGCGCATGCTGGTGGCCATCGAAGCCGGCGAGAAGAACGTCAGCCTGTCCACCCTCGACCGCGTCGCCGAAGCACTGGATGTGGCGTTCAGCGACTTGATCCAGGCGCCCGATGCGCCCGACCACAGTCGCATCAACGAGCTGGCATGGGCCGGCGAGATTCCCGGCAGCAAGGCGGTGCTGCTGGCCAAAGCCACCGCCCGCCGTGAAGTCGAGTTGTGGGAGATGCGCCTGGAGCCAGGTGATTGCTACAGCCCGGACCCCGACCCGGAGGGCTGGAGCGTGCAGCTGTTTGTGTTCGAAGGTTGCCTGACCCTGCTGGTGGGCGACGAGCAAAAGCCCGTGGCCGCCGGTGAGTTCTTTATGTTCGCCAGCCGCCTTGCCCACGGCTACCGCAACGACGGCGATGTGGCCGTGCGCTTTGTACGCAACGTGGTCATCTAA
- a CDS encoding Na+/H+ antiporter subunit C, producing the protein MEEVIAMAIGVLAASGVWLILRPRTFQVVMGLCLLSYGVNLFIFSMGSLFIGKEPIIKDGVPQDLLHYTDPLPQALVLTAIVISFAMTALFLVVLLASRGLTGTDHVDGREPKE; encoded by the coding sequence ATGGAAGAAGTCATCGCAATGGCCATTGGGGTCCTGGCGGCCTCGGGCGTGTGGTTGATCCTGCGCCCACGGACTTTCCAGGTGGTGATGGGCCTGTGCCTGCTGTCCTATGGGGTCAACCTGTTCATTTTCAGCATGGGCAGCCTGTTTATCGGCAAGGAGCCGATCATCAAGGACGGCGTGCCGCAGGACCTGCTGCACTACACCGATCCGCTGCCGCAGGCCCTGGTGCTGACCGCCATCGTGATCAGCTTCGCCATGACCGCGCTGTTTCTGGTGGTGCTGCTGGCGTCGCGGGGCCTGACCGGCACCGACCATGTGGACGGCCGGGAGCCCAAGGAATGA
- a CDS encoding SfnB family sulfur acquisition oxidoreductase codes for MSAHPQHPAHIIRSDAEAIEVATRLAERFAVGASERDRERRLPVAELDEFSASGLWGITVPKAYGGAEVSYVTVAEVIKLISAADPSLGQIPQNHLGVVDLLLHTASEEQKRYYFGKVLEGYRFGNAFSEARSKNAGIFDTQIRIEGDSAQINGEKFYCTGALFAHLVPTVGNNEHGQALIAFVERDAPGLSVIDSWDGFGQRTTASGGVTLDGVTVPLSAVIPAHLAFDRPTANGPISQIIQAAVDTGIAVGALEQAKLHARQARPWIDSQQDHGWQDPFTIAAIGDLAWRVHGTEAILAKAGLAVDRALAEPNEDSVAHASLVVAQAKVLSAETALLASSKLFELAGTRSVTGKYNLDRFWRNARTHTLHDPARWKYHLIGNFVLNGVKPARHAWN; via the coding sequence ATGTCAGCCCACCCTCAACACCCTGCCCATATCATCCGCTCGGATGCCGAAGCCATCGAGGTAGCTACGCGCTTGGCCGAACGCTTTGCCGTTGGCGCCAGTGAGCGCGATCGTGAACGTCGCTTGCCGGTGGCCGAACTCGACGAGTTTTCCGCCAGCGGCCTATGGGGCATCACGGTGCCCAAAGCCTACGGTGGCGCCGAAGTGTCCTATGTCACGGTAGCCGAGGTGATCAAGTTGATCTCGGCCGCCGACCCGTCCCTGGGCCAGATCCCGCAGAACCACCTCGGTGTGGTGGACCTGCTGCTGCACACCGCCAGCGAAGAACAAAAGCGCTATTACTTCGGCAAGGTCCTCGAAGGTTATCGTTTCGGCAATGCGTTCTCCGAGGCCAGGAGCAAGAACGCCGGCATCTTCGACACGCAAATCCGCATCGAAGGCGATAGTGCGCAGATCAACGGTGAAAAGTTCTACTGCACCGGCGCGCTGTTCGCCCACCTGGTGCCCACCGTTGGCAATAACGAGCATGGCCAGGCGTTGATTGCCTTCGTCGAGCGCGACGCCCCAGGGCTGAGTGTGATCGACAGCTGGGACGGCTTCGGCCAGCGCACCACAGCCAGCGGCGGGGTGACCCTCGATGGCGTAACGGTGCCCCTGAGCGCGGTGATACCCGCACACCTGGCGTTCGACCGACCCACGGCCAATGGCCCGATTTCGCAGATCATCCAGGCCGCCGTCGACACCGGCATTGCCGTAGGCGCTTTGGAGCAGGCCAAGCTCCACGCACGTCAGGCGCGGCCCTGGATCGACAGCCAGCAGGATCACGGCTGGCAAGACCCTTTCACGATTGCCGCCATCGGTGACCTGGCGTGGCGCGTGCACGGCACCGAAGCCATTCTCGCCAAGGCCGGCCTGGCCGTGGACCGGGCCCTGGCCGAACCGAATGAAGACAGCGTCGCTCACGCTTCGCTGGTGGTGGCCCAGGCCAAAGTGCTGTCGGCGGAAACCGCGTTGCTCGCCAGCAGCAAACTGTTCGAACTGGCCGGTACGCGCTCGGTGACGGGCAAGTACAACCTCGACCGGTTCTGGCGCAATGCCCGCACCCACACCCTGCACGACCCGGCCCGCTGGAAATACCACTTGATCGGCAATTTCGTGCTCAACGGCGTGAAGCCTGCACGCCACGCCTGGAACTGA
- a CDS encoding acyl-CoA dehydrogenase produces the protein MTTLTLARQLLDSTRRHVERSDDPYVISRFGDLQIRVDVAAALLERAETHPSPVARAEAQIAAAEALIAASNTEFELTGQRSALPSSLDNPLRHTYHAVGNYHLNGVH, from the coding sequence ATGACCACACTGACCCTTGCGCGCCAACTGCTGGACAGCACCCGTCGACATGTCGAACGCAGCGATGACCCCTACGTGATCAGCCGCTTTGGCGATCTGCAGATCCGCGTCGACGTGGCCGCCGCCTTGCTCGAACGGGCCGAGACCCATCCCAGCCCGGTCGCCCGCGCCGAAGCGCAGATTGCTGCGGCCGAAGCGCTGATTGCCGCCAGCAACACCGAATTCGAATTGACCGGCCAACGCAGTGCGCTGCCGTCAAGCCTGGATAACCCGCTGCGCCACACCTACCACGCAGTCGGCAACTATCACCTCAACGGAGTGCACTGA
- a CDS encoding monovalent cation/H+ antiporter subunit A, which yields MSLIVLLLLPFIGSCLAALLPHNARNTESLLAGLVALIGSVRVALLYPQIAHGGVIHEEFMWLPSLGLNFVLRMDGFAWLFSMLVLGIGTLVSLYARYYMSPDDPVPRFFAFFLAFMGAMLGLVISGNLIQIVFFWELTSLFSFLLIGYWHHRADARRGAYMALMVTGAGGLCLLAGVMLLGHIVGSYDLDQVLAAGEQIRAHALYPVMLALVLIGALSKSAQFPFHFWLPHAMAAPTPVSAYLHSATMVKAGVFLLARLWPSLSGSEEWFWIVGGAGALTLLLGAYCAMFQNDLKGLLAYSTISHLGLITLLLGLNSPLAAVAAVFHILNHATFKASLFMAAGIIDHESGTRDIRKLSGLVRLIPFTATLAMVASASMAGVPLLNGFLSKEMFFAETVFISATRWVEFTLPVIATIAGTFSVAYALRFTVDVFFGPPPVDLPHIPHEPPRWMRAPVELLVFTCLLVGIFPAQVVGSILAAAALPVVGGVLPEYSLAIWHGWNAPMIMSLVAMSGGVVLYLMLRKQLKRGRFKYPPVISYFNGKRGFERSLVMMMRGVRKVEKRISTKRLQPQLFLLVLVALIGGLIPMLNSGLSWGDRPKIPGSVVFVTLWVLAIACALGAAWQAKYHRLAALTMVSVCGLMTCITFVWFSAPDLALTQLVVEVVTTVLILLGLRWLPRRIEEVSPLPNTLRRARVRRVRDFLLSSVVGGGMALLSYAMLTRQTPNDISSFYLSRALPEGGGSNVVNVMLVDFRGFDTLGEITVLGAVALTVYALLRRFRPSKESMELPPQQRQLAPDVATDLVNPRQASDTALGFMMVPAVLVRLLLPIALVVSFYLFMRGHNQPGGGFVAGLVMSVAFILQYMVAGTQWVEAQMSLRPMRWMGFGLFAATLTGLGALFFGYPFLTTHTLHLSVPVLGDIHIASALFFDVGVYAMVVGSTLLMLTALGHQSVRAHKPSNQPKVVVTTEGAA from the coding sequence ATGTCCTTGATAGTTCTACTGCTTCTGCCGTTCATCGGCAGCTGTCTGGCGGCCCTGCTGCCGCACAACGCGCGCAATACCGAATCCCTGCTGGCCGGCCTGGTGGCGCTGATCGGCAGCGTTCGAGTCGCCCTGCTCTACCCCCAGATCGCCCACGGTGGCGTGATCCATGAAGAATTCATGTGGTTGCCCAGCCTCGGGCTGAATTTCGTGCTGCGCATGGATGGCTTCGCCTGGCTGTTCTCGATGCTGGTGTTGGGCATCGGCACATTGGTGTCGCTGTATGCCCGCTACTACATGTCGCCGGACGACCCGGTGCCGCGCTTCTTCGCGTTTTTCCTGGCGTTCATGGGCGCCATGCTGGGCCTGGTAATCTCCGGCAACTTGATCCAGATCGTGTTTTTCTGGGAACTGACCAGCCTGTTCTCGTTCCTGTTGATCGGCTACTGGCACCACCGCGCCGATGCGCGACGCGGCGCTTATATGGCGCTGATGGTCACCGGCGCGGGCGGTCTGTGCCTGCTGGCGGGCGTGATGCTGCTGGGGCATATCGTCGGCAGCTATGACCTGGACCAGGTGCTGGCGGCGGGCGAGCAGATTCGCGCGCATGCGCTGTACCCGGTGATGCTCGCCCTGGTGCTGATCGGCGCCTTGAGCAAAAGCGCGCAGTTCCCGTTCCACTTCTGGCTGCCCCACGCGATGGCGGCGCCGACACCGGTTTCCGCTTACCTGCATTCGGCAACGATGGTGAAGGCCGGCGTGTTCCTGCTGGCCCGTCTGTGGCCGTCGCTGTCCGGCAGCGAAGAATGGTTCTGGATCGTCGGCGGTGCCGGCGCCCTCACCCTCCTCCTCGGCGCTTACTGCGCCATGTTTCAAAACGACCTCAAGGGCCTGCTGGCCTACTCCACCATCAGCCACCTTGGGCTGATCACCCTGCTGCTGGGGCTCAACAGCCCGCTGGCCGCCGTGGCCGCAGTGTTCCATATCCTCAATCACGCCACCTTCAAGGCCTCGCTGTTCATGGCCGCCGGCATCATTGACCACGAAAGCGGCACCCGTGATATCCGCAAGCTCAGTGGCCTGGTGCGTCTGATTCCGTTCACCGCGACCCTGGCGATGGTGGCCAGCGCGTCCATGGCCGGCGTGCCGTTGCTCAATGGGTTCCTGTCCAAAGAGATGTTCTTCGCCGAAACGGTGTTTATCTCAGCGACCCGATGGGTGGAATTCACCTTGCCGGTCATCGCCACCATCGCCGGCACGTTCAGTGTGGCCTATGCGCTGCGCTTTACCGTGGATGTGTTCTTCGGCCCGCCGCCCGTCGACCTGCCCCATATCCCGCACGAACCACCGCGCTGGATGCGCGCGCCGGTGGAATTGCTGGTGTTTACCTGCCTGCTGGTGGGGATCTTTCCGGCCCAGGTGGTCGGCTCGATCCTCGCCGCCGCCGCATTGCCGGTGGTCGGCGGCGTGCTGCCCGAGTACAGCCTGGCGATCTGGCACGGCTGGAACGCGCCGATGATCATGAGCCTGGTGGCCATGTCCGGCGGTGTGGTGCTGTACCTGATGCTGCGCAAGCAGCTCAAGCGCGGTCGTTTCAAGTACCCGCCGGTTATCAGTTATTTCAACGGCAAGCGCGGCTTCGAGCGCAGCCTGGTGATGATGATGCGCGGCGTGCGCAAGGTCGAAAAACGCATCAGCACCAAGCGCCTGCAACCGCAGTTGTTCCTATTGGTCCTGGTGGCGCTGATCGGCGGCCTGATCCCCATGCTTAACAGCGGCCTTAGCTGGGGCGACCGCCCGAAAATCCCCGGCTCCGTGGTGTTTGTAACCCTGTGGGTGCTGGCGATCGCCTGTGCCCTGGGCGCCGCCTGGCAAGCCAAGTACCACCGGCTCGCCGCCCTGACCATGGTCAGCGTGTGCGGCCTGATGACTTGCATTACCTTCGTGTGGTTCTCGGCGCCCGACCTGGCGCTGACCCAATTGGTGGTGGAAGTGGTGACCACCGTGCTGATTCTCCTGGGCCTGCGCTGGCTGCCACGGCGGATCGAAGAGGTCTCGCCGCTGCCCAACACCTTGCGTCGAGCCAGGGTCCGCCGGGTCCGCGACTTTCTGCTGTCGAGCGTGGTGGGCGGCGGCATGGCGTTGCTGTCCTACGCAATGCTGACCCGCCAGACCCCCAACGATATCTCCTCGTTCTACCTCAGCCGCGCCCTGCCCGAAGGCGGCGGCAGCAATGTGGTGAACGTGATGCTGGTCGACTTCCGAGGCTTCGATACCCTCGGCGAAATCACCGTGCTCGGCGCCGTGGCGCTGACGGTCTACGCCCTGCTGCGGCGTTTCCGCCCGTCCAAGGAAAGCATGGAGCTGCCGCCGCAACAGCGGCAGTTGGCGCCGGACGTGGCCACCGACCTGGTCAACCCGCGCCAGGCCAGCGACACCGCCCTGGGCTTTATGATGGTGCCGGCGGTGCTGGTGCGCCTGCTGCTGCCGATCGCCCTGGTCGTGTCGTTCTACCTGTTCATGCGCGGCCACAACCAACCGGGAGGCGGTTTTGTCGCGGGCCTGGTGATGTCGGTGGCGTTTATCCTGCAATACATGGTCGCCGGAACCCAGTGGGTCGAGGCGCAGATGAGCCTGCGGCCGATGCGCTGGATGGGCTTCGGCCTCTTCGCGGCCACCCTTACCGGGCTGGGTGCGCTGTTCTTCGGCTACCCGTTCCTCACCACTCACACTTTGCACCTGAGCGTGCCGGTGCTGGGCGATATCCATATCGCCAGCGCGTTGTTCTTCGATGTGGGTGTGTACGCCATGGTGGTCGGCTCGACCCTGTTGATGCTCACCGCCCTCGGACACCAGTCGGTGCGCGCGCATAAACCGAGCAACCAGCCCAAAGTAGTCGTCACAACCGAAGGAGCCGCCTGA
- a CDS encoding DMT family transporter, which yields MTSSNSPSRFHRFSKAECILVFITMIWGGTFLLVQHAMSVSGPMFFVGLRFAAAALVVGFFSLRTLRDLNVFELKAGVFIGVAIMFGYGLQTIGLQTILSSQSAFITALYVPFVPLLQWLVLGRRPGLMPSLGIMLAFAGLMLLTGPAGASLNFSAGEIATLIGAIAIAAEIILISAFAGQVDVRRVTVVQLATASLLSFLMVVPMGEALPGFSWLLLFSAVGLGLTSAVIQVAMNWAQQSVSPTRATLIYAGEPVWAGVVGRIAGERFPPIAMLGAALIVLAVIVSEMKRNSSNVVDAKAEVEPENQG from the coding sequence ATGACCTCCTCGAACTCCCCGTCGCGTTTCCATCGTTTCAGCAAAGCCGAGTGCATCCTGGTGTTTATCACCATGATCTGGGGCGGCACCTTCTTGTTGGTGCAGCACGCCATGAGCGTCAGCGGGCCGATGTTTTTCGTGGGCCTGCGTTTTGCGGCGGCGGCGCTCGTGGTGGGGTTCTTTTCCCTGCGCACCCTGCGCGACCTGAACGTGTTCGAATTGAAGGCCGGGGTGTTTATCGGCGTGGCCATCATGTTCGGCTACGGCCTGCAAACCATCGGCCTGCAAACCATCCTCAGCAGCCAGTCGGCATTTATCACCGCGTTGTATGTGCCGTTCGTGCCGTTGCTGCAATGGCTGGTGCTGGGCCGTCGACCGGGCCTGATGCCAAGCCTGGGTATCATGCTGGCGTTTGCCGGGTTGATGCTGTTGACCGGCCCGGCGGGTGCATCGCTGAATTTCAGCGCCGGAGAGATCGCGACGTTGATCGGCGCCATCGCAATTGCCGCCGAAATCATCCTGATCAGTGCGTTCGCCGGGCAGGTGGATGTGCGCCGCGTCACCGTGGTGCAATTGGCCACGGCGTCGCTGTTGTCATTCCTGATGGTGGTGCCGATGGGCGAGGCGCTGCCGGGGTTTTCATGGTTGCTGCTGTTCAGCGCGGTGGGCCTGGGCCTGACCAGTGCGGTCATCCAGGTGGCGATGAACTGGGCGCAGCAGAGCGTTTCGCCGACCCGGGCCACGTTGATCTATGCGGGCGAACCGGTGTGGGCCGGCGTGGTCGGGCGGATCGCCGGCGAGCGCTTCCCGCCGATAGCGATGCTGGGGGCGGCGTTGATTGTGCTGGCGGTGATTGTGAGTGAAATGAAAAGGAACAGCTCGAACGTTGTCGACGCTAAGGCCGAAGTTGAACCGGAAAATCAGGGTTGA
- a CDS encoding Na+/H+ antiporter subunit E, with translation MKRLFPAPWLSLALWLLWLLLNLSVSPGNLLLGALLGFLAPLLMAPLRPLPIHIRCPGVIIRLFFVVGRDVIVSNLQVAWGVLTCGSRPPRSGFIKIPLDLRDPNGLAALSMITTVVPGTIWSELALDRSILLLHVFDLDDETRFIEHFKTTYERPLMEIFE, from the coding sequence ATGAAGCGCCTGTTTCCTGCCCCGTGGCTGTCGCTGGCGCTATGGCTGCTGTGGCTGCTGTTAAACCTGTCCGTCAGCCCCGGCAACCTGTTGCTGGGGGCGCTGCTGGGTTTTCTCGCACCGCTGCTGATGGCGCCGTTGCGCCCGCTGCCGATCCACATCCGCTGCCCTGGCGTGATCATCCGCCTGTTCTTTGTGGTCGGTCGCGATGTGATCGTCTCCAACCTGCAAGTAGCCTGGGGCGTGCTGACCTGCGGCTCGCGCCCGCCGCGCTCGGGCTTTATCAAAATCCCCCTGGACCTGCGCGACCCCAACGGCCTGGCGGCGCTGTCGATGATCACCACCGTGGTACCCGGCACCATCTGGTCGGAACTGGCGCTGGACCGCAGCATCCTGCTGTTGCACGTGTTCGACCTGGATGATGAGACGCGGTTTATCGAGCATTTCAAGACCACCTACGAGCGGCCCCTGATGGAGATCTTCGAATGA
- a CDS encoding monovalent cation/H+ antiporter subunit D: MTWVNQLIVAPILLPLLTAALMLMLSEKRRPLKARINLFSSVLGLATAILLLYWTQQGGPGSIGVYLPGNWQVPFGIVLVVDQLSALMLVLTGIIGVSALLFAMARWDRAGTSFHALFQIQMMGLYGAFLTADLFNLFVFFEVLLAASYGLMLHGSGRARVSSGLHYIAINLLASSLFLIGAAMIYGVTGTLNFADLALKIPLVPEADRGLLHAGAAILATAFLAKAGMWPLNFWLAPAYSSASAPVAAMFAIMTKVGVYTVLRLWTLLFSGQAGASALFGGDWLVYGGMATIVCAALAMVAAQRLERMASLSILVSAGILLSAVGFAQPSLTAGALFYLVSSTLALSALFLLAELIERSRSANDLPLDEEIDALPKAMESLHPRPGVNLDDEQKAVIGQVIPWTMAFLGLSFVACALLIIGMPPLSGFIGKLSLLSALVNPLGLGASADAPIRPAAWGLVALLILSGLASLIAFARLGIQRFWTPEERPSPLLRRYECLPIFFLLGLSIALTFKAEPLMRYTQATAQSLNNPEHYVMAVMATRPVPSPEAKAAAVEVQP, encoded by the coding sequence ATGACGTGGGTGAACCAACTGATCGTCGCGCCGATCCTGCTGCCGCTGCTGACCGCAGCCCTGATGCTGATGCTCAGCGAGAAACGTCGGCCGCTCAAGGCGCGTATCAACCTGTTCTCCAGTGTGCTCGGCCTCGCCACGGCGATCCTGCTGCTGTACTGGACGCAGCAAGGCGGCCCCGGCTCGATCGGCGTCTACCTGCCGGGCAACTGGCAAGTGCCGTTCGGCATTGTGCTGGTGGTGGATCAGCTCTCGGCGCTGATGCTGGTGCTCACCGGGATCATCGGCGTCAGTGCGCTGCTGTTCGCCATGGCCCGCTGGGACCGCGCCGGCACCAGTTTCCATGCGCTGTTCCAGATCCAGATGATGGGCCTGTACGGCGCGTTCCTCACCGCTGACCTGTTCAATCTGTTCGTATTCTTCGAGGTGCTGCTGGCGGCATCCTACGGTTTGATGCTGCACGGCTCCGGCCGCGCGCGGGTGTCGTCGGGGCTGCATTACATCGCGATCAACCTGCTGGCGTCGTCGCTGTTCCTGATTGGCGCGGCGATGATCTACGGCGTCACCGGCACGCTGAATTTCGCTGACCTGGCGCTGAAAATCCCACTGGTGCCCGAAGCCGATCGCGGCCTGCTGCACGCTGGCGCGGCGATCCTCGCCACCGCGTTCCTGGCCAAGGCCGGCATGTGGCCGCTGAACTTCTGGCTGGCCCCCGCCTACTCCTCGGCCAGTGCGCCGGTGGCGGCGATGTTCGCGATCATGACCAAGGTCGGCGTGTACACCGTGCTGCGTTTGTGGACCCTGCTGTTCTCCGGCCAGGCCGGCGCGTCGGCGTTGTTCGGCGGCGACTGGCTGGTGTACGGCGGCATGGCCACGATCGTCTGCGCGGCGCTGGCGATGGTGGCGGCGCAGCGGCTGGAGCGCATGGCGAGCCTGAGCATCCTGGTCTCGGCGGGGATCCTGTTGTCGGCGGTGGGCTTTGCCCAACCGAGCCTGACCGCCGGCGCGTTGTTCTATCTGGTCAGCTCCACCTTGGCGCTGAGTGCGCTGTTCCTGCTGGCGGAATTGATCGAGCGTTCGCGCTCGGCCAACGACCTGCCGCTGGATGAGGAAATCGATGCGCTGCCCAAAGCCATGGAATCCCTGCACCCACGGCCCGGCGTAAACCTGGACGATGAGCAGAAGGCCGTGATCGGCCAGGTGATTCCCTGGACCATGGCCTTCCTCGGCTTGAGCTTTGTGGCCTGCGCGCTGCTGATCATCGGCATGCCGCCGCTGTCCGGGTTTATCGGCAAACTCAGCCTGTTGAGCGCGCTGGTCAACCCGCTCGGCCTGGGTGCCAGTGCCGACGCGCCGATCCGGCCGGCCGCGTGGGGCTTGGTGGCACTGCTGATCCTGTCCGGCCTGGCCTCGCTGATTGCCTTCGCGCGCCTGGGTATCCAGCGCTTCTGGACCCCGGAAGAACGCCCCTCGCCGCTGCTGCGGCGCTATGAATGCCTGCCGATCTTCTTTCTGCTGGGCTTAAGCATCGCCCTGACCTTCAAGGCCGAACCCCTGATGCGCTACACCCAGGCCACCGCCCAAAGCCTGAACAACCCCGAGCACTACGTAATGGCGGTAATGGCCACGCGGCCGGTGCCCAGCCCCGAAGCCAAGGCCGCCGCCGTGGAGGTGCAACCATGA